In the Magnolia sinica isolate HGM2019 chromosome 15, MsV1, whole genome shotgun sequence genome, one interval contains:
- the LOC131227042 gene encoding plant UBX domain-containing protein 2, producing MDDVKGKVKGFMKKVNNPFTSSSSGKFKGQGRVLGSSSAGPTHPIHGRSTPQSIQPKPDPKQPSSSLPRSNPKSRSPPPRPTPEPNRREPGNFDPFDPFISSGKRAPNGTSVSIFQCPVCGDSFASEEEVSAHVESCLSYRSENAAVLTELPDRQPDMESRNELVAGVGAFLSGEPSDGSVDIVLKLLRNIIREPGNDKFRRIRMSNPKIKEALGAATGGIELLECIGFRLQQEGDEMWATLEAPSEDQISLIKEAVSLLESRKAEDSSLAVCSIPEVVPIERKKIDRQVRVFFSVPESVAGKIDLPDSFYNLSAEEVKREAELRRKKMAESQLLIPKSYKEKQAKAARRRYKATVIRIQFPDGIVLQGVFLPWEPTTALYEFVSSSLKEPSLEFELLQPPMPKRRVIPRFPSAGERAPTLDEEDLVPSALIKFKPIETDSIVFTGLCNELLEVSEPLTATTALVPP from the exons ATGGACGACGTTAAAGGCAAAGTCAAAGGGTTCATGAAGAAAGTCAACAATCCATTCACTTCGTCGTCTTCTGGTAAATTCAAGGGCCAGGGAAGAGTTTTAGGATCTTCCTCGGCGGGCCCTACCCATCCCATCCACGGCCGTTCCACTCCCCAATCCATCCAACCGAAACCCGATCCGAAACAGCCGTCGTCGTCCCTTCCCCGATCGAACCCCAAGTCACGATCGCCCCCGCCACGACCCACTCCTGAGCCCAATCGTCGTGAGCCTGGCAATTTCGATCCCTTTGACCCGTTTATTTCTTCTGGCAAACGGGCGCCAAATGGGACTTCTGTTTCCATTTTCCAGTGCCCTGTCTGTGGGGATTCGTTCGCATCTGAAGAAGAAGTCTCAGCACATGTAGAGAGCTGCTTGAGTTACCGCTCTGAGAATGCTGCCGTTTTGACGGAATTGCCCGACAGGCAGCCTGATATGGAATCGAGGAATGAATTGGTGGCTGGGGTTGGCGCTTTCTTGTCGGGAGAGCCGTCGGATGGGTCAGTAGATATCGTTCTTAAACTTTTGAGGAATATCATTAGGGAACCAGGCAATGACAAGTTCCGGAGGATTCGGATGAGCAATCCGAAGATAAAAGAGGCCTTGGGTGCAGCAACAGGCGGCATAGAGTTACTGGAGTGCATCGGGTTTAGGCTACAACAGGAAGGTGATGAGATGTGGGCCACGCTGGAAGCTCCATCGGAGGATCAGATCTCGTTGATCAAAGAAGCAGTGTCGTTACTTGAGTCACGGAAGGCAGAAGATTCATCTTTGGCTGTGTGTTCAATTCCAGAGGTGGTTCCCATTGAGCGAAAGAAGATCGATAGGCAG GTTCGGGTCTTTTTTTCCGTTCCAGAAAGTGTTGCTGGGAAAATCGACCTGCCAGATTCTTTTTATAACCTTTCAGCTGAAGAGGTGAAAAGAGAAGCTGAATTGAGGAGAAAAAAGATGGCTGAGTCTCAACTTCTCATTCCCAAGTCATACAAAGAGAAGCAGGCAAAGGCAGCGAGGAGAAGGTATAAAGCCACTGTTATCCGTATCCAGTTTCCTGATGGTATAGTGCTCCAAGGTGTCTTTCTTCCTTGGGAGCCAACCACTGCACTCTATGAG TTTGTGAGCTCGTCATTGAAAGAGCCCAGTTTGGAGTTCGAACTATTGCAGCCACCAATGCCCAAGCGCCGTGTGATCCCACGATTTCCAAGCGCAGGAGAGCGAGCACCGACACTAGATGAAGAAGACTTGGTCCCTTCAGCTCTCATTAAGTTCAAACCCATAGAGACAGATTCCATAGTTTTCACTGGCCTATGTAATGAGCTTCTTGAAGTCAGCGAACCGCTTACAGCCACAACAGCCTTGGTTCCACCCTAG